The window AGCCGGAAAGCAAAATTAATTTTAGACGAGGAACAAAAGGAACAGTTAAGCAGAATTTCCCAGTCACGTAAGGGGCCGGTGAGAGAAGTGCAGCGGGCAAATATTTTGTTGAGATATTCAGAAGGCATGTCGATCACCGACATTGAAAAGGGGATACAGATAAGCAGGCCGACGATTTACAAATGGATTGAGAAGGCATTGGCGATGGGAGTCGAAGAAGGGCTTAAAGACAAATATCATCGACCCAAGGACCCTGTGATTACGGCGGAAGCGAAGGCGTGGGTAATCAATCTTGCCTGCCAGAAACCGACGGATTTTGGATATGCTGCCCAGATGTGGACACGCAGCTCTTTGGCCAATCATGCGAGAAAATATTGTCATGAAGCTGGACACGATTGCCTGAGTAAGGCGGCCAAGGCAACTATACAGAGAATTCTTGATGAGCACCCAATACGTCCCCATAAGATGGCCTATTATTTGGAGCGGCGCGATCTGGAATTTGATCAGAAGATGGCTGATATTTTGTGCGTGTATAAAGAGATAAATATTCAAAACGAGATGACGGCGCCGGACAGTGTTTCCTCTGTTATTACCGTATCTGTTGATGAAAAACCGGGCGTACAGGCAATCAAGAATATTGCCCCGGACATCATGCCCAATCCGGGGAAACAGTCCCGAATAATGAGGGACTACGAATACAGACGCTTGGGCACATTGTCTATTTTGGCAGCTTTGGATTTGCATGATGGCCATGTGATTGCTCAAGTTCAGGATAGACATAGAAGCGCTGAGTTTATATCCCTGCTCAAGGAAATGGATGCCTGCTATCCTCCTGAAGTAACAATTCGCGTCATTTTGGATAATCATTCCGCCCATATCTCAAAAGAGACGATGAAATATCTTTCAACCAAACCGGGGCGATTTCTCTATGTCCATACCCCCAAGCATGGTTCATGGTTAAATCTGGTCGAAACGCTTTTTGGTAAAATGGCAAGAACATTCTTGAAGAATATCCGTGTCAATTCTAAACAAGAACTTAAAGAAAGAATCCTTCAGGGAATTAAGGAAATTGATGATTCTCCTGTTGTGCATAGATGGAGGAAATTTGACTTTGTCAACGCATTCAATAGTAAATGATTTACTGAAACGGTATACTAGTAGCCTGTTAACTCTTAAACTGTGGATAAAGCCGCTTTAATTTAGTTCTTGCATCAGTAGTTGTAAATTGCCAGTCAATACCTTTTTGATTTCTATTTCTTGCGGTTTCCCAAACCGCCAGTTCAAGACGAAGGAAATCAATTGTGCTTTTGGATAATGAACCTCAAGCAGTTCCCGGACTTGATTTGCCCAGTCAATCCGAGTTCTTCTTTCACAGACCGTTACATGCCTCCAGCCTGCCAATGGTTCTGTGAAGACAAAGATGCTGCAGGTTCCGTTGCGGACATATTCACCGTCCTGACACTCAGGCCTTCCCGGTTTCATCGGGATCGGTGTTCTGGTTTCAGCAAGAAGCTGGTACGGCTTTTCATCCATGCAGATGACCGGATACAGTCTGCAATATTGTTTCTGATACAGATCTAAAACGTCTTCCATGCAAGCAACGAAGGCGGCGTTCTGTTTAGGTGGAATGCACCAGCATTTACGGAGATGGGGCTTGAGTTCGTTTTTTTAAAAGCCGTCCCACTGCTACATGGGAAACGCTGTCAACGTACTGCAGCTCGACCGCCTTATCGGCCAATAATCTCAATGTCCATCTGGACCACCCCGATGGTGGAGCACTGCAACTGAGCGCAATGATCTTTGCTT of the Desulfotomaculum sp. genome contains:
- a CDS encoding IS630 family transposase, producing MPRKSRKAKLILDEEQKEQLSRISQSRKGPVREVQRANILLRYSEGMSITDIEKGIQISRPTIYKWIEKALAMGVEEGLKDKYHRPKDPVITAEAKAWVINLACQKPTDFGYAAQMWTRSSLANHARKYCHEAGHDCLSKAAKATIQRILDEHPIRPHKMAYYLERRDLEFDQKMADILCVYKEINIQNEMTAPDSVSSVITVSVDEKPGVQAIKNIAPDIMPNPGKQSRIMRDYEYRRLGTLSILAALDLHDGHVIAQVQDRHRSAEFISLLKEMDACYPPEVTIRVILDNHSAHISKETMKYLSTKPGRFLYVHTPKHGSWLNLVETLFGKMARTFLKNIRVNSKQELKERILQGIKEIDDSPVVHRWRKFDFVNAFNSK